In Anabrus simplex isolate iqAnaSimp1 chromosome 12, ASM4041472v1, whole genome shotgun sequence, a genomic segment contains:
- the blp gene encoding mitochondrial import inner membrane translocase subunit Tim16, whose product MAKYIAQIVILGTQVVGRAFARALRQEFAASQEAARRAGGGQQGASRAAANARSGITLEEAQQILNVDKLDPEQINKSFEHLFNANDKSKGGSFYIQSKIVRAKERLDKEIELQKSDKRPD is encoded by the coding sequence ATGGCAAAGTACATTGCCCAGATTGTAATACTTGGGACTCAAGTGGTAGGACGTGCTTTTGCAAGAGCACTACGACAAGAATTCGCTGCAAGCCAAGAAGCTGCTCGTCGCGCTGGAGGAGGCCAGCAAGGAGCCAGTCGTGCCGCTGCAAATGCAAGATCAGGCATTACTTTGGAAGAAGCCCAACAGATTCTAAATGTTGACAAACTCGATCCAGAACAAATTAACAAAAGTTTCGAACACTTGTTTAATGCAAATGACAAGAGTAAAGGTGGTTCATTTTATATCCAATCTAAGATTGTTCGGGCTAAGGAAAGACTAGATAAAGAAATAGAATTACAAAAGTCGGATAAACGTCCTGACTGA